One part of the Nocardioides zeae genome encodes these proteins:
- the rbfA gene encoding 30S ribosome-binding factor RbfA, which translates to MSNPRSRRIADRVQVVVAQMLERRLKDPRLGFVTITDVRVTGDNQHASVFYTVLGEQDDLAGTAAALESAKGMIRSELGKQLGMRHVPNLEFVADALPESARQLDEVLARAKAQDEAVAAARGTAYAGDEDPYKKPRDEDDEDDLDEDEDDDLDEDDAAR; encoded by the coding sequence ATGAGCAACCCCCGATCGCGGCGGATCGCGGACCGGGTACAGGTCGTGGTGGCCCAGATGCTCGAGCGCCGGCTCAAGGACCCGCGCCTGGGCTTCGTCACCATCACGGACGTGCGGGTGACGGGCGACAACCAGCACGCGAGCGTGTTCTACACGGTGCTCGGCGAGCAGGACGACCTCGCGGGCACGGCGGCGGCGCTGGAGTCGGCGAAGGGGATGATCCGCTCCGAGCTCGGCAAGCAGCTCGGCATGCGCCACGTCCCGAATCTCGAGTTCGTCGCGGACGCGCTGCCCGAGTCCGCCCGGCAGCTCGACGAGGTGCTCGCCCGCGCCAAGGCGCAGGACGAGGCCGTCGCGGCGGCCCGGGGCACGGCCTACGCCGGCGACGAGGACCCGTACAAGAAGCCGCGCGACGAGGACGACGAGGACGACCTCGACGAGGACGAGGACGACGACCTCGACGAGGACGACGCCGCACGAT